In a genomic window of Deinococcota bacterium:
- a CDS encoding helix-hairpin-helix domain-containing protein, with protein sequence MRPAQENWLTLGLVLVCLVLVAWNLYPRLAPVPMSVERHQPEVTVSIAGAVRNPGLYELPWGSRVADLVELAGGLHEEAEETLVNLAMPLDTGASIVVPTRTTETGEVRISLNAATQRELTGLPGIGPVLAGRIIDYRPFYGVDELIKVSGIGPVTLERLRPLVKP encoded by the coding sequence ATGCGCCCCGCGCAGGAAAACTGGCTGACCCTTGGACTCGTTCTGGTCTGCCTCGTTCTGGTCGCCTGGAACCTCTATCCCAGACTGGCGCCCGTGCCCATGAGCGTCGAGCGTCACCAGCCCGAGGTGACGGTGTCGATTGCCGGGGCGGTGAGAAACCCCGGTCTCTACGAGCTGCCCTGGGGCTCGAGGGTGGCCGATCTTGTCGAGCTGGCGGGTGGGCTGCACGAGGAGGCCGAGGAGACGTTGGTCAACCTGGCGATGCCTTTGGATACCGGCGCGAGCATCGTAGTGCCCACCCGCACCACCGAGACGGGCGAGGTGCGCATCAGCCTCAACGCGGCGACGCAGCGCGAGCTTACTGGCCTGCCGGGTATCGGCCCGGTCCTGGCGGGGCGCATCATCGACTACCGGCCCTTTTACGGCGTGGACGAGCTCATCAAGGTTTCGGGCATCGGCCCGGTGACCCTGGAGCGGCTGCGCCCGCTGGTCAAGCCGTGA